The following proteins are co-located in the Silene latifolia isolate original U9 population chromosome 1, ASM4854445v1, whole genome shotgun sequence genome:
- the LOC141653215 gene encoding uncharacterized protein LOC141653215 gives MNNQKVGLFGLLETKINGGNVTNITLNLFDGWCVTTNTHTHKGGRVWLLWQPQLFDVHVLEYNPQFIHAQITVKVSGNNFLLTLIYAFNEGKDRLDLWRCLNKFAISCTGPWALAGDFNTVLNPEERLGGQTRDEDMDAFVDCMNACGMIDIQATRDFYTWTNKQDVEHRKYSRLDRFLVNNDWLSVYPEMVGHFHLEGLLDHNPCVVSNKQLAPLSLGASNISICGECGGFIPRIKEVWDSTVNGTRMFCIVKKLKALKNVLKDLNKECYSDIEVKTEEAELTLAEIQSHIIGDPMNPSLITREREAMENLRDLTKSIQDAFLEYYNGLLGSRKVTEHVRPAVLEFGKFCIEEHISILNKPVLSEEVKQVVFSIPIDKAPGPDGLALVLPDLIHESQGAFVQGSSIIEKVLICQDIVHQYSRKNVSPRCLFKVDLQKAYDTVEWDFVAQLLVGLKFPNKFIDLPMTCITTTSYTLVLNGSNFGYFKGKRGLRQGDPVSPLIFTICMDYLTRLIAYATARWPFHYHPQCKGIKLTHLMFADDLLMFCKGDAPSILLLVKAFTSFSNASGLQMNNTKSEIFFNGMNVDLQTDILSVTGFQEGKMPFRYLGVPIQPGKVSKKECSSLVEKMMTRIRSIGAKKLSYAGRVVLINSVLNTLYNYWAAMFVIPKAAIKRIEAICRNFLWDSSSEYHRVPLVGWDRVTMSKAAGGLGIKKASTWNIASVGKLVNWIYVKADRLWIKWIDSVYFKGMNWNDYTPANDSTWTWKTICKVKEQLKHGFIDNCWAPYQKGYTISHGYEWLMGTTPTQHWTKIVWNEWNVPKHSFNSWLIMQGGLNTKARLFSYRCCQDDMCILCAEQAETNEHLFTECKFSCQVQKYVEDWIERPFPTDSELLNVSDSSMKWKALALVLSRYRYTVWHQRNLARTQFSVARPVLVAERMKMVVQQQIRKFTDRRGGQNELNARTWIGFC, from the exons ATGAATAATCAGAAGGTAGGTCTCTTTGGACTGCTTGAGACTAAAATAAATGGTGGCAATGTGACTAATATAACTCTTAACCTGTTTGATGGTTGGTGTGTTACCACTAATACTCATACTCATAAGGGTGGAAGGGTGTGGCTGTTATGGCAACCACAATTATTTGATGTTCATGTTCTGGAGTATAATCCTCAATTTATTCATGCTCAGATTACTGTTAAAGTTAGTGGGAATAACTTTCTTCTAACTTtgatttatgcttttaatgaGGGGAAGGATAGACTTGACTTGTGGAGGTGTTTAAATAAGTTTGCCATTTCTTGTACTGGACCATGGGCACTTGCTGGAGATTTTAACACTGTTCTGAATCCTGAAGAAAGATTAGGAGGGCAGACTAGAGATGAGGATATGGATGCTTTTGTTGACTGCATGAATGCTTGTGGGATGATTGATATACAGGCTACAAGGGATTTTTATACTTGGACGAATAAGCAAGATGTTGAGCATAGAAAATACAGTAGACTGGATAGATTTCTAGTAAACAATGATTGGCTAAGTGTGTATCCAGAAATGGTGGGTCATTTCCACCTTGAAGGACTCCTTGATCACAATCCCTGTGTTGTTTCTAATAAACAGTTGGCGCCATTAAGTCTAGGAGCTTcaaatatttcaatatgtggggaGTGCGGTGGTTTCATTCCCAGGATCAAGGAAGTATGGGATAGCACTGTGAATGGCACAAGAATGTTTTGCATTGTTAAGAAACTGAAAGCCTTAAAGAATGTGTTAAAAGATCTGAACAAGGAATGCTATTCTGATATTGAAGTCAAGACTGAGGAGGCAGAACTGACTTTAGCTGAGATTCAGAGTCATATTATAGGTGACCCTATGAATCCTTCTCTTATCACCAGAGAGAGGGAAGCTATGGAGAATCTTAGAGATTTGACCAAG AGTATTCAGGATGCATTCTTAGAGTATTATAATGGACTCCTTGGTAGTAGAAAGGTAACTGAGCATGTGAGACCTGCAGTCCTTGAATTTGGGAAATTTTGCATAGAGGAACACATTTCTATTCTGAATAAGCCAGTGCTCTCTGAGGAGGTCAAACAGGTGGTCTTTTCCATTCCTATTGATAAAGCCCCTGGTCCAGATGG GCTTGCCCTGGTACTGCCTGATCTGATACATGAAAGTCAAGGAGCATTTGTACAAGGTAGTTCCATTATTGAGAAGGTTCTGATATGCCAGGATATAGTGCATCAATACTCTAGGAAAAATGTTTCTCCCAGATGCTTATTCAAAGTTGATTTGCAGAAAGCCTATGATACTGTAGAATGGGACTTTGTGGCACAATTGTTGGTTGGACTGAAGTTTCCTAACAAATTTATTGATCTCCCGATGACTTGCATAACAACTACTTCctataccttagtcttgaatggAAGCAACTTTGGGTACTTCAAGGGTAAGAGGGGACTCAGGCAGGGTGATCCAGTCTCTCCTCTTATTTTTACAATCTGTATGGATTATTTGACAAGGCTCATTGCCTATGCCACAGCCAGATGGCCATTTCATTATCATCCACAATGCAAAGGAATTAAGTTAACTCACctcatgtttgcagatgatctccTGATGTTTTGCAAAGGAGATGCCCCATCTATTCTCCTCCTTGTTAAAGCTTTCACCTCCTTTTCTAATGCATCAGGTTTGCAGATGAACAATACAAAGTCAGAAATATTTTTTAATGGCATGAATGTGGACTTGCAGACTGATATTCTATCAGTCACTGGCTTTCAGGAAGGAAAAATGCCTTTTAGATACTTAGGGGTCCCAATTCAGCCAGGGAAAGTATCAAAGAAAGAATGCAGCAGTCTTGTGGAGAAAATGATGACAAGGATCAGAAGTATTGGTGCAAAAAAGCTATCTTATGCTGGTAGGGTTGTTCTCATAAACTCAGTGCTTAATACGTTGTACAATTACTGGGCAGCAATGTTTGTCATTCCTAAAGCTGCTATTAAGAGAATTGAGGCCATATGTAGGAACTTCCTATGGGATAGCTCCTCTGAATATCATAGAGTTCCTTTAGTAGGTTGGGACAGAGTTACCATGTCAAAAGCTGCAGGGGGACTAGGGATTAAAAAAGCCAGCACCTGGAACATTGCTTCAGTTGGAAAATTGGTGAACTGGATATATGTGAAGGCTGACAGGCTTTGGATTAAGTGGATAGATAGTGTTTATTTCAAAGGGATGAACTGGAATGACTATACACCTGCAAATGACTCAACTTGGACCTGGAAGACTATTTGTAAGGTGAAGGAGCAGCTTAAACATGGATTCATTGATAATTGTTGGGCTCCTTATCAAAAAGGTTATACAATTAGCCATGGATATGAATGGCTTATGGGAACAACTCCTACTCAGCATTGGACAAAAATAGTTTGGAATGAATGGAATGTGCCCAAACATTCCTTCAATTCATGGTTGATAATGCAGGGTGGATTGAATACCAAAGCCAGGCTCTTTTCGTATAGATGCTGTCAGGATGACATGTGTATCCTGTGTGCAGAACAGGCTGAAACTAATGAGCATCTATTTACTGAATGTAAATTCAGTTGTCAAGTTCAGAAATATGTTGAAGACTGGATTGAACGTCCTTTCCCCACTGATAGTGAGTTGCTGAATGTTTCTGATAGCAGCATGAAATGGAAGGCTCTAGCCTTGGTGCTCTCACGCTACAGGTACACAGTTTGGCATCAACGCAATCTTGCTCGAACTCAGTTCAGTGTTGCCAGGCCTGTGCTAGTGGCAGAACGGATGAAGATGGTGGTCCAACAACAAATTCGCAAATTTACTGATCGAAGAGGAGGACAAAATGAGTTGAATGCAAGGACTTGGATTGGTTTCTGTTAA